A DNA window from Methylobacterium sp. NMS14P contains the following coding sequences:
- a CDS encoding molybdopterin-binding protein, whose translation MIRQPSRRSLLLGATAAAGTAMLGGCDRLGEPEWFRRTLKTGEDANLFVQRLLLTERTLAPEYAEADISPWFKPNGTEDPPDKAYKTLARRKFADYRLEIGGLVETPLKLSLAELRRLPSRTQITRHDCVEGWSAIGQWTGVPLADLLGQAKLKPEARYVVFHCADTMDQGEDDGADAANDGDPGGQEAGGNANPAMTKQSGGGEDKRDSGGQQAADAEPASEPVRYYESIDLVDAFHPQTILAYEMNGKPLPLANGAPLRLRVERNLGYKQAKYVMRIEVVESFAGIGEGKGGYWEDQGYAWYAGI comes from the coding sequence ATGATCCGGCAGCCCAGCCGACGGTCCCTCCTGCTTGGTGCCACCGCGGCCGCTGGCACCGCGATGCTCGGCGGATGCGACCGCCTCGGCGAGCCCGAATGGTTCCGGCGCACGCTCAAGACCGGCGAGGACGCCAACCTGTTCGTCCAACGGCTGCTGCTGACGGAGCGGACGTTGGCCCCTGAGTACGCCGAGGCCGACATCTCGCCGTGGTTCAAGCCGAACGGCACCGAGGACCCGCCGGACAAGGCCTACAAGACGCTGGCACGGCGCAAGTTCGCGGATTACCGCCTGGAGATCGGCGGGCTGGTCGAGACGCCGCTGAAGCTCTCGCTGGCGGAGCTGCGCAGGCTCCCGTCCCGGACGCAGATCACCCGCCACGATTGCGTCGAAGGCTGGAGCGCCATCGGCCAGTGGACGGGTGTCCCGTTGGCCGACCTTCTGGGGCAGGCCAAGCTCAAGCCTGAGGCGCGCTACGTCGTGTTCCACTGTGCCGACACGATGGACCAGGGCGAGGACGACGGCGCGGATGCGGCGAACGATGGCGACCCGGGCGGCCAGGAGGCTGGCGGCAACGCCAACCCGGCCATGACGAAGCAGTCCGGTGGTGGAGAGGACAAACGCGACTCCGGCGGGCAGCAGGCCGCGGATGCCGAGCCGGCATCCGAGCCGGTGCGATACTACGAAAGCATCGACCTGGTGGACGCGTTCCACCCGCAGACCATCCTGGCCTACGAGATGAACGGCAAGCCGCTGCCGTTGGCGAACGGGGCGCCCTTGCGCCTGCGGGTGGAACGCAACCTCGGCTACAAGCAGGCCAAGTACGTGATGCGCATCGAGGTCGTGGAAAGCTTCGCCGGCATCGGCGAGGGCAAGGGCGGCTACTGGGAGGACCAGGGCTACGCTTGGTACGCGGGGATCTGA
- a CDS encoding hybrid sensor histidine kinase/response regulator has product MPARRHLQHVIESAIDFGVVVTDLDGIVTDWNAGAEAIFRWRREEILGTPADRLYTERDRAAGIPATEMRTALAEDRAEDERWHLRRDGTEFWASGELMPLRGDDGSHRGYVKIVRDRTGQHEAGQRLRRTEDRFRTLLETVETAFAIVEVKFDVDDRPVDYRFLEANPAFERQAGVNLRGKWVTEFAPNLERFWFETYGRVASTGEPANFESYAEAFERWFDVRAIRVGDPAERHIAIFFNDVTARKRAEEELRTLNDTLEQQVQERTLELNTLWNTSPDLLLVIGFDGVFRRVNPAWTTMLGYAPEELVGHHVNEFIVPDDRAGTADANTLAAVGGQPRIVNRYRHRDGSLRWISWVAAPAGDYAYATGRDVTVEREQAEALARTEEALRQSQKMEAVGQLTGGLAHDFNNLLAGISGSLELMQARIGQGRLGDLDRYMTVAQGATKRAAALTHRLLAFSRRQTLTPKPTNVNSLIAGMEELIRRTIGPQVALEVVGAASLWPALIDPGQLENALLNLCINARDAMPDGGRITIETANKWLDRPTAVKHDVPEGQYLSVCVTDTGTGMSPEVVARVFEPFFTTKPIGQGTGLGLSMIHGFAKQSGGQVRIYTEVGQGTTVCLYMPRHYGDADTDDAMPRLTEAARAGRDEAVLIVDDEPSVRMLVTEVLADLGYTAIEAADSVAGLKVLQSDVRIDLLVTDVGLPGGMNGRQMADAGRERRPDLKVLFITGYAENAVLGHGHLDPGMQVLTKPFAMEALASRIRELIAER; this is encoded by the coding sequence ATGCCCGCACGACGCCACCTTCAGCATGTCATCGAGAGCGCCATCGACTTCGGGGTCGTGGTGACCGATCTCGACGGCATCGTCACGGACTGGAACGCAGGGGCGGAGGCCATCTTTCGCTGGCGACGCGAGGAGATCCTCGGTACGCCGGCCGACCGTCTCTACACCGAAAGGGACCGAGCCGCCGGAATACCGGCGACGGAGATGCGGACCGCCCTCGCCGAGGATCGGGCGGAGGACGAACGGTGGCACCTCCGCCGCGACGGCACCGAGTTCTGGGCTTCCGGCGAGTTGATGCCGCTGCGCGGCGACGACGGCAGCCACCGCGGCTACGTCAAGATCGTGCGCGACCGCACCGGCCAGCACGAGGCGGGCCAGCGGCTCCGTCGGACGGAGGACCGCTTCAGGACGTTGCTTGAGACGGTCGAAACCGCCTTCGCCATCGTCGAGGTGAAATTCGACGTCGACGACCGGCCGGTGGACTACCGCTTCCTGGAGGCCAATCCCGCCTTCGAGCGACAGGCCGGCGTCAACCTGCGCGGCAAGTGGGTCACCGAGTTCGCGCCCAACCTTGAGCGGTTCTGGTTCGAGACCTACGGGCGCGTCGCCTCGACCGGCGAGCCGGCAAACTTCGAGAGCTACGCGGAGGCGTTCGAACGCTGGTTCGACGTGCGCGCCATCCGGGTCGGCGACCCGGCCGAGCGGCACATCGCCATCTTCTTCAACGACGTCACCGCCCGCAAGCGTGCGGAGGAGGAGCTCCGGACGCTGAACGACACGCTTGAACAGCAGGTCCAGGAGCGCACCCTGGAGCTCAACACCCTCTGGAATACCTCGCCCGACCTCCTGCTGGTCATCGGGTTCGACGGCGTGTTCCGGCGCGTCAACCCGGCCTGGACGACGATGCTCGGCTACGCGCCCGAGGAACTCGTCGGCCATCACGTGAACGAGTTCATCGTTCCCGACGACCGGGCCGGGACGGCGGATGCGAACACCCTCGCCGCCGTCGGCGGCCAGCCCCGCATCGTCAATCGCTACCGCCACAGGGACGGCTCCCTCCGCTGGATATCCTGGGTCGCTGCGCCCGCCGGCGACTATGCCTATGCGACGGGGCGGGACGTCACCGTCGAACGGGAGCAGGCGGAGGCACTGGCCCGGACCGAGGAGGCCCTGCGCCAGTCCCAGAAGATGGAGGCGGTCGGGCAGTTGACCGGCGGCCTGGCGCACGACTTCAACAACCTGCTGGCCGGCATCTCCGGCTCGCTGGAACTGATGCAGGCCCGCATCGGCCAGGGACGGCTCGGCGACCTCGACCGCTACATGACCGTCGCGCAGGGGGCGACCAAGCGGGCCGCCGCGCTGACCCACCGCCTGCTCGCCTTCTCGCGCCGGCAGACGCTGACGCCCAAGCCGACGAACGTGAACAGCCTCATCGCCGGCATGGAGGAACTGATCCGCCGGACCATCGGTCCGCAGGTCGCCCTGGAGGTCGTGGGGGCCGCGAGCCTGTGGCCGGCGCTGATCGACCCGGGCCAGCTTGAGAACGCGCTGCTCAACCTGTGCATCAACGCCCGCGACGCCATGCCGGACGGCGGTCGCATCACCATCGAGACGGCCAACAAGTGGCTGGATCGACCGACCGCGGTCAAGCACGACGTCCCGGAGGGCCAGTACCTTTCGGTGTGCGTGACGGATACCGGCACCGGCATGTCGCCGGAGGTGGTCGCCCGGGTGTTCGAGCCCTTCTTCACGACCAAGCCCATCGGCCAGGGCACAGGCCTCGGTCTCTCGATGATCCACGGCTTCGCCAAGCAGTCGGGGGGACAGGTCCGGATCTACACGGAGGTCGGGCAGGGCACGACCGTGTGCCTGTACATGCCGCGCCACTACGGCGACGCCGATACCGACGACGCGATGCCGAGGCTGACCGAGGCTGCCCGCGCCGGGCGGGACGAGGCGGTGCTGATCGTGGACGATGAACCCTCCGTGCGCATGCTGGTCACCGAGGTTCTGGCGGATCTGGGCTACACGGCCATCGAGGCGGCCGACAGCGTCGCGGGCCTCAAGGTGCTGCAGTCGGACGTACGCATCGACCTGCTGGTGACCGACGTCGGCCTGCCGGGTGGAATGAACGGGCGTCAGATGGCCGACGCCGGGCGGGAACGGCGCCCGGACCTCAAGGTGCTGTTCATCACCGGCTATGCCGAGAACGCGGTGCTCGGCCACGGGCACCTGGACCCCGGCATGCAGGTGCTGACCAAGCCGTTCGCGATGGAGGCTCTCGCCTCGCGGATCAGGGAACTCATCGCGGAGCGCTAG
- a CDS encoding sensor histidine kinase: MTLTTRIVLLVLLALAPALAIQGYNEYALRASRDEAVRTDTVATARAVADDLAQVADTVRQSLDLVARDPRVLALDPAACTDYLRGAATDLPHLNLLALTRPDGTVVCNSIGSPPGSYSNAGRAYHRAAMAKGGFAMGGYARGVATGKDSVHFAKPLPGPDGAVASVLVAAVDLDWLSLHLQKDLRLPSTTLTVADPDKVIMIRRPDGQEWVGKPIPGERQKILAERGEGVRVDLGIDGRERVLANATPKGPAAGVWVTVGRDRDVAFADVDAATRRGLVLIGLGVLLALGAALLAARFFIRRPFDRLLRAAAAWREGDLSTRIGMTRGDEFGRLGRKLDGMAASLQRNEADLRDEITRGREMQERQVTLLHELNHRVKNTLATVQALARQASRGGEAPGERLEARILALSKTHDLLTREDWSGAPLHEVLEGEIGPYRDGPDRFAVDGPHIDLPARHVLSLGMTIHELVTNAAKHGALSVEDGTVCITWRTTVDDVGARRLCLDWVEEGTPSGGAPGRPGFGARLIRASVERELDGCVALDMGAMGLRCTLDVPLATSAGMLAPHRSSAAH; this comes from the coding sequence GGTTACAACGAGTATGCCCTGCGCGCCTCCCGCGACGAGGCCGTACGCACGGACACGGTGGCCACCGCGCGCGCGGTGGCCGACGACCTCGCCCAGGTCGCCGACACGGTCCGGCAGTCGCTCGACCTGGTCGCCCGCGACCCGCGGGTGCTCGCCCTCGATCCCGCCGCGTGTACCGACTACCTCCGCGGCGCCGCCACCGACCTGCCCCACCTCAACCTCCTTGCGCTGACGCGCCCGGACGGAACCGTCGTATGCAACAGCATCGGCTCGCCGCCAGGGTCCTACTCGAACGCCGGCCGGGCCTACCATCGCGCCGCAATGGCCAAGGGTGGCTTCGCCATGGGCGGCTATGCCCGCGGGGTCGCCACGGGCAAGGACAGCGTCCACTTCGCCAAGCCACTCCCCGGGCCCGACGGCGCGGTCGCCTCCGTCCTCGTCGCTGCCGTCGACCTCGACTGGTTGTCGCTGCACCTGCAGAAGGACCTGCGGCTTCCGTCGACCACCTTGACCGTCGCGGACCCTGACAAGGTCATCATGATCCGCCGGCCCGACGGGCAGGAGTGGGTCGGCAAGCCCATTCCCGGCGAGCGACAGAAGATCCTCGCGGAACGCGGCGAGGGCGTACGGGTCGACCTCGGCATCGACGGACGCGAGCGCGTCCTCGCCAACGCCACCCCCAAGGGACCGGCCGCCGGGGTCTGGGTCACGGTGGGGCGCGACCGGGACGTCGCCTTCGCAGACGTCGACGCTGCGACCCGCCGCGGCTTGGTCCTCATCGGGCTCGGCGTCCTGCTCGCACTCGGCGCCGCCCTCCTGGCCGCACGCTTCTTCATCCGCCGCCCGTTCGACCGGTTGCTCCGAGCCGCCGCCGCGTGGCGCGAGGGCGACCTGTCCACCCGGATCGGCATGACCCGCGGCGACGAGTTCGGGCGTCTGGGGCGCAAGCTCGACGGCATGGCCGCGAGCCTGCAGCGCAACGAGGCCGACCTGCGGGACGAGATCACCCGGGGACGCGAGATGCAGGAGCGGCAGGTCACGCTGCTGCACGAGCTGAACCATCGGGTGAAGAATACCCTTGCCACCGTCCAGGCCCTCGCCCGTCAGGCAAGCCGCGGCGGCGAGGCTCCGGGGGAGCGGCTGGAGGCGCGCATCCTGGCGCTGTCGAAGACCCACGACCTGCTCACCCGGGAGGACTGGTCGGGCGCTCCCCTGCACGAGGTGCTTGAGGGCGAGATCGGCCCCTACCGCGACGGCCCCGACCGCTTCGCCGTCGACGGGCCACATATCGACCTCCCGGCCCGGCACGTGCTGTCGCTCGGCATGACGATCCACGAGCTCGTCACGAACGCGGCCAAGCACGGCGCGCTGTCGGTCGAGGATGGGACGGTGTGCATTACTTGGCGGACGACGGTCGACGACGTCGGCGCGCGCCGCCTGTGCCTGGACTGGGTCGAGGAGGGCACCCCGTCGGGCGGGGCGCCTGGGCGGCCGGGTTTCGGGGCGCGCCTGATCCGCGCCAGCGTGGAACGCGAGCTCGACGGTTGCGTCGCCCTCGACATGGGAGCCATGGGGCTGCGCTGTACGCTCGACGTCCCGTTGGCCACCAGCGCCGGCATGCTCGCGCCCCATCGGTCGTCCGCGGCCCACTGA